A stretch of Paenibacillus peoriae DNA encodes these proteins:
- a CDS encoding DUF6449 domain-containing protein — protein MTSNRFFCSGGVIRQCLRQHGWIGLLYLAGLLFTVPLSLFMSIGDEQPRVVLKSLFDSTNSGNELQKLILMTVPVLAGVMLLRFVQRQGPSDLYHSLPLRREHLLTSHLISGLILLLVPVWLTAGVTAWVNTSVELPYIFQINDVGSWALVVSVLTIFLFTFTVFVGICVGQSLLQTVVVYVLLLLPQFLFMMIGRFLERNLYGYVRVRETVVQYINGGEFRSNNNVWENLSPFVRIMDNLPQCAFSYMELLAYLGISLLFVALSYGLYRKRLVEKATQAIAFPFLQPLFKAGVILCAMLILGDYFNNAGTRGANWSIFGYALGAILGYIVVEMVIRKTWQIMRVRALVEMVVYGVIMGLVLYIPVSGWLGYEGRIPTAHSVEKVYVGREEPLGGDAEKEAYYSQDRAYITSVLNLHRELVRAHAAGEKMLSKNLAVESAFIVYRLDDGSTMTRRYTFPEKPFRTELTKVMEAEPYKTVRYRLDKLQGKAETINIQSVDDSERRVVLTNPKETREFEDILREEVLNMSYSEMQSEKYPLGSVSITNKESSSINNEPSWHREFSFEWPASYHKLTGWLEQKGYADKVIIDSKDIFSIRAVPIIAEELEPYQSNQYIEDYKLFKSIQQKHKAITIEDPKLWSTVLEKRRPYSYTPNMAKGTYLVQVKIKPLFSSDPHTRYCYFTPNDMTPELAKALPTVP, from the coding sequence ATGACATCCAACCGATTCTTCTGTAGCGGCGGCGTAATTCGCCAATGCCTGAGACAGCATGGCTGGATCGGTCTACTGTACTTGGCGGGATTACTGTTTACAGTACCGCTGTCATTGTTTATGAGCATTGGTGATGAACAACCACGAGTGGTTTTAAAAAGCTTGTTCGATAGTACAAACTCGGGTAATGAATTGCAAAAATTGATTTTAATGACTGTACCGGTGCTGGCAGGTGTGATGCTGCTTCGTTTTGTTCAGCGACAGGGGCCATCCGATTTGTATCACAGCCTACCTTTGCGTAGAGAGCATCTATTAACGTCACATTTAATTAGCGGTCTTATTCTTTTACTTGTACCTGTATGGCTGACTGCGGGAGTAACTGCTTGGGTTAACACGTCAGTCGAACTGCCTTATATTTTTCAAATTAATGATGTTGGATCGTGGGCTTTGGTCGTGTCCGTCCTCACGATTTTCTTGTTTACTTTTACTGTGTTTGTAGGGATTTGTGTGGGACAATCGTTGCTACAGACCGTAGTAGTGTATGTTTTGCTGCTATTGCCTCAGTTTCTATTCATGATGATAGGGCGTTTTCTAGAACGTAATTTATACGGATATGTGCGGGTGCGAGAAACCGTTGTTCAATATATTAATGGTGGGGAGTTTCGCAGCAATAATAATGTTTGGGAAAACTTATCGCCGTTTGTACGCATTATGGACAACTTGCCACAGTGCGCCTTTTCCTACATGGAGTTACTTGCCTATTTAGGTATCTCTCTGCTGTTTGTCGCCTTGAGTTATGGTTTGTATCGTAAACGCTTGGTCGAAAAGGCGACTCAGGCCATAGCATTTCCTTTCTTACAGCCTTTGTTCAAGGCAGGAGTCATACTATGCGCCATGCTTATACTAGGCGATTATTTTAATAATGCAGGTACAAGAGGAGCTAATTGGTCGATTTTTGGGTATGCACTTGGAGCTATTTTAGGCTATATCGTTGTAGAGATGGTCATTCGCAAGACGTGGCAAATTATGCGTGTTCGTGCTTTAGTGGAAATGGTCGTGTACGGTGTGATCATGGGGCTGGTACTATATATCCCGGTTTCAGGTTGGTTGGGTTATGAGGGGCGGATTCCAACAGCACACTCCGTAGAAAAAGTTTATGTCGGGCGAGAGGAGCCTCTAGGGGGAGATGCAGAAAAAGAAGCGTATTACTCCCAAGACAGGGCCTATATCACCTCTGTGCTGAATTTACATCGAGAACTCGTACGTGCACATGCAGCTGGCGAGAAAATGTTGTCCAAAAACCTGGCCGTCGAATCGGCATTCATAGTCTACCGTTTGGATGATGGTTCCACCATGACTCGCCGCTATACATTCCCGGAGAAGCCTTTCCGGACAGAACTGACTAAAGTGATGGAAGCAGAGCCTTATAAAACGGTAAGATACAGGTTGGATAAGCTGCAAGGAAAAGCAGAGACGATTAATATCCAATCCGTAGATGATAGTGAAAGACGAGTGGTTTTAACCAATCCAAAAGAAACTCGTGAATTTGAAGATATACTCAGAGAAGAAGTATTAAATATGAGCTATAGCGAGATGCAATCAGAGAAATATCCATTGGGGAGTGTTTCTATTACAAATAAAGAGTCATCCTCTATCAATAACGAACCGAGCTGGCATCGTGAATTTTCATTTGAATGGCCGGCTTCCTATCACAAGCTTACAGGTTGGCTAGAGCAAAAAGGTTATGCGGATAAGGTGATCATTGATTCCAAGGATATTTTTTCGATACGGGCTGTTCCTATTATTGCTGAAGAGCTTGAACCTTATCAATCCAATCAGTATATTGAAGACTATAAGCTATTTAAAAGCATCCAACAGAAGCATAAAGCAATAACGATTGAAGATCCGAAGCTCTGGAGCACTGTACTGGAAAAGCGCAGACCCTATAGCTATACTCCAAATATGGCGAAAGGCACTTACCTGGTTCAGGTCAAGATCAAACCTTTATTTAGTTCAGACCCCCATACACGCTATTGCTATTTTACTCCGAACGATATGACACCGGAGCTTGCGAAGGCATTACCGACAGTTCCTTAA
- a CDS encoding class I SAM-dependent methyltransferase, with translation MKYTEDREFLQFLENYKQSFSGWDFSFISDTGRVASEPLEWSYVSKAMKFIHSSKAMLDMGTGGGELLSRLRPFPEIVCATEAYAPNVPIAKERLEPLGVRVMAIQDDDSLPFGDAGFDLVLNKHESFSPTEVRRILRPGGTFLTQQVGGLDCAGINDRLGAPDYEYADWTLSQALAGLKSNGFEILEQQEQFPIQRFYDIGAIVYYLKAIEWQITDFQPEKYIEQLYGLYLDIKRDGYWDVKQHRFLIHARAI, from the coding sequence ATGAAATATACAGAAGATCGTGAATTTCTACAGTTCTTGGAGAATTATAAGCAGTCATTTTCCGGATGGGATTTTTCATTCATCTCGGATACGGGACGTGTGGCGAGCGAGCCCTTGGAATGGTCTTATGTCAGCAAGGCTATGAAGTTTATTCATTCATCCAAGGCGATGCTGGATATGGGAACAGGCGGGGGAGAGCTATTATCTCGGCTACGCCCTTTTCCAGAGATCGTATGTGCGACAGAAGCGTATGCACCGAATGTTCCTATCGCCAAGGAAAGATTGGAGCCGCTGGGTGTGCGCGTTATGGCTATACAGGATGACGATTCCCTTCCGTTTGGCGATGCCGGGTTCGACCTCGTGCTGAATAAGCATGAGTCATTTTCGCCAACGGAGGTACGGCGTATTTTGCGACCAGGTGGGACGTTTTTGACTCAACAGGTAGGGGGCCTAGATTGTGCGGGCATCAACGACCGTTTGGGAGCACCTGATTACGAGTATGCGGACTGGACCCTTTCTCAAGCACTTGCAGGTTTGAAAAGCAATGGCTTCGAAATTTTAGAGCAGCAGGAACAGTTTCCGATACAGCGCTTTTACGATATTGGAGCGATTGTCTATTACTTAAAAGCAATCGAATGGCAGATTACAGACTTTCAGCCGGAGAAATATATAGAACAGCTATATGGTCTGTATTTAGATATTAAACGTGATGGCTATTGGGACGTGAAGCAGCACCGTTTTTTGATCCATGCCAGAGCAATATAA
- a CDS encoding PstS family phosphate ABC transporter substrate-binding protein has protein sequence MSDPKEVITKPEKDESVRIAWFWPWLGGTFMFGLFSVMFNVVWSMVVAPQVQLLLRHEGVTDTTVIVILLLYAWIIGLIFAAYGALSARMSSMGKLSLMLTGLLSLLCGLWLWIVGIQGSGGQPAEVSGGAWGLFSLYHAWAEPVLEVLGPYTQHGEIWFLLAALLPIVGMVVGVGVNRYPALTDKNGKVDHRWQWIVAAISAALVIVLTITLMLPQRPYIAERDFPVVDGATAAIPFAQDMLHELTGMSKARAAHELRFNTTHQAYVNLIKKKADLILVAGPSDEELRLAKSRGIQMKLTPIGWDAFIFLVHQDNPVRGLSSEQVRRIYEGAIRNWNEVGGKDQPIIAYQREENSGSQTYMQKKVMAGHEMADPPRELQIGIMGGMINAVADFNKDHNALGYSFYYFANVMHNRQEVKFLSIDGVEPNKEHIRSKQYPFTAQLFVVTREGEEPSPSMQRLLEWLQSEEGTRAIEKGGFVPVNS, from the coding sequence ATGTCTGATCCAAAGGAAGTTATAACCAAGCCGGAAAAGGACGAGTCTGTGCGGATAGCATGGTTTTGGCCATGGTTGGGCGGTACGTTTATGTTTGGATTGTTTTCAGTCATGTTTAATGTAGTTTGGAGTATGGTTGTGGCACCCCAAGTGCAGCTTCTGCTGAGGCATGAAGGTGTAACGGATACAACTGTGATTGTAATACTGCTTCTATATGCATGGATTATCGGTCTCATCTTTGCAGCTTATGGTGCCTTGAGTGCGCGTATGTCCAGCATGGGCAAGCTTTCGCTGATGCTGACCGGGCTATTATCATTATTATGTGGGCTGTGGTTGTGGATTGTAGGAATACAAGGGTCTGGTGGTCAACCTGCTGAAGTGTCGGGAGGGGCGTGGGGGCTCTTTTCACTCTATCATGCTTGGGCGGAGCCTGTGTTAGAGGTATTGGGTCCATATACACAGCATGGTGAAATCTGGTTTCTACTGGCTGCACTGCTGCCGATAGTTGGCATGGTAGTAGGAGTTGGGGTAAATCGTTATCCAGCGCTAACCGACAAGAATGGTAAGGTGGATCATAGATGGCAATGGATTGTTGCCGCGATATCTGCTGCGCTCGTCATTGTGCTGACGATTACACTGATGCTTCCTCAACGCCCATACATTGCAGAGAGAGATTTTCCGGTAGTTGACGGGGCTACAGCGGCCATTCCGTTTGCGCAGGATATGCTGCATGAACTGACCGGAATGAGCAAGGCGCGAGCAGCGCACGAACTGAGATTCAACACGACCCATCAGGCATATGTCAATTTGATCAAAAAGAAGGCGGATCTGATTCTGGTGGCTGGTCCTTCCGATGAGGAACTGCGGCTGGCGAAAAGTCGGGGAATACAAATGAAGCTCACACCCATTGGGTGGGATGCGTTTATTTTCCTCGTACATCAAGACAATCCGGTTAGAGGACTTTCTTCGGAGCAGGTTCGCCGTATATATGAAGGGGCTATCCGCAATTGGAATGAGGTAGGGGGCAAGGATCAGCCGATCATTGCTTATCAGCGAGAAGAAAATTCAGGCAGTCAGACATATATGCAAAAGAAAGTGATGGCAGGCCATGAAATGGCTGACCCGCCACGTGAACTACAAATTGGCATTATGGGTGGTATGATTAATGCAGTCGCAGATTTTAACAAGGATCACAACGCGCTCGGTTATTCATTTTATTATTTTGCAAATGTGATGCATAATCGTCAAGAGGTCAAATTTTTGTCTATTGATGGAGTGGAGCCGAACAAAGAGCACATCCGCTCGAAGCAATATCCATTCACAGCTCAACTGTTTGTAGTCACACGGGAAGGCGAGGAACCAAGCCCTTCGATGCAACGATTACTCGAATGGCTGCAAAGTGAAGAAGGAACTCGGGCCATCGAAAAAGGCGGCTTTGTTCCTGTAAACTCGTAA
- a CDS encoding WD40/YVTN/BNR-like repeat-containing protein — protein MKKKTSVWVLLLAVAIVTAGCETGSQTSSQTGQTAQNEQKGAVSAQANGSGATVDTPKTGGQATTDTTIAKVRMDNITALRLIDGQSGWIGGNGWIARTDASASGSVGSTWNVQYQGQGTVQQIFALNGQQGWAVMADSGSLLATRDGGKRWEVVGTVPEQGQTGFLHFVSSKEGFSGNQFTKDGGQSWSSLPVPGHMVGQPYYHDRQNGWAVTQDTDRSFQILHTVNGGQKWTTVMSRTTEAPLNGAIIRSVERGNAWIELVGDTGMNQTSYSLWHTADSGQSWRPVLANATAGGGPAPGISQQDNQVPKNEGAAPGMLYAVNSSTAWMGGYCAPCDKPNTIGWTTDGGKTWNNGKQGFDGYGGQQIGMANAKEGWAIFSDSEQAPVMYTTSDGGQHWTQSHVFDKPVTPGS, from the coding sequence ATGAAGAAAAAAACATCGGTCTGGGTGCTTTTACTCGCCGTAGCCATAGTGACAGCGGGGTGTGAAACAGGCTCACAAACAAGTTCGCAAACAGGACAAACGGCTCAAAATGAGCAAAAGGGTGCCGTCTCGGCACAAGCGAATGGTTCGGGAGCGACTGTAGATACACCGAAAACAGGAGGACAAGCAACCACAGACACTACTATAGCGAAAGTCCGCATGGACAATATTACCGCGTTGCGTTTGATCGACGGCCAATCCGGCTGGATCGGCGGAAATGGCTGGATTGCCCGAACGGACGCGTCTGCATCCGGTTCAGTCGGATCGACGTGGAATGTGCAATATCAGGGTCAAGGTACGGTTCAGCAGATTTTTGCCTTGAACGGGCAGCAAGGCTGGGCTGTTATGGCAGACAGCGGATCGCTGCTGGCCACTCGCGATGGCGGCAAACGCTGGGAGGTTGTTGGGACTGTACCTGAGCAAGGGCAAACGGGCTTTTTACACTTTGTATCATCCAAGGAAGGGTTCAGTGGCAACCAATTTACGAAGGATGGCGGGCAAAGCTGGTCTTCGCTCCCCGTGCCTGGCCACATGGTAGGACAGCCATATTACCATGATCGGCAAAACGGCTGGGCGGTTACGCAGGACACAGACCGTTCATTCCAGATTTTACATACCGTTAACGGGGGCCAAAAGTGGACTACTGTCATGTCACGGACAACGGAGGCGCCTCTAAATGGAGCCATTATTCGTTCGGTAGAACGTGGCAACGCGTGGATCGAGCTGGTTGGAGATACGGGGATGAATCAGACGTCGTATTCGCTTTGGCATACTGCCGATAGTGGACAAAGCTGGCGTCCTGTACTGGCGAATGCCACCGCTGGCGGTGGCCCGGCACCAGGTATTAGCCAGCAAGACAATCAGGTTCCTAAAAATGAAGGGGCGGCACCAGGTATGCTCTATGCGGTTAATAGCAGTACCGCATGGATGGGCGGTTATTGCGCACCGTGCGACAAGCCCAATACGATTGGCTGGACGACTGACGGCGGCAAGACGTGGAACAATGGAAAGCAAGGCTTTGACGGTTATGGCGGTCAGCAAATCGGGATGGCAAATGCCAAAGAAGGCTGGGCTATTTTTTCGGACTCAGAGCAGGCCCCAGTTATGTACACTACCTCGGATGGTGGACAGCATTGGACGCAGAGCCATGTATTTGATAAGCCTGTGACACCAGGCTCCTAA
- a CDS encoding aldo/keto reductase — MSQHKKSVITWTDGREVPLIGQGTWNMGEKASLRQEEVRALQLGFELGMLLVDTAEMYAEGGAEEIVGEAIQGRRDDVYLVSKAYPHHADRQGLAQACEASLTRMGTDYMDMYLLHWRGNIPLEETIEGMEKLREQGKIRSWGVSNLDKSDMEELWSLSGGEACAVNQVLYHAASRGIEYDLLPWSHANGVPVMAYCPIAQGGRLRRGLLEHPVMVDIAASHGVTPSQIALAWVIRDGDVWAIPKAVQESHVRENAAAASIRLTPEQLQQIDEAFPPPMRKQPLDMV, encoded by the coding sequence ATGAGCCAACATAAGAAAAGTGTGATCACATGGACGGACGGTCGTGAAGTACCGCTCATCGGGCAGGGCACGTGGAATATGGGCGAAAAAGCCTCACTTCGGCAGGAGGAGGTGCGTGCGCTTCAACTTGGCTTCGAGCTGGGCATGTTGCTGGTGGACACGGCTGAAATGTATGCGGAGGGCGGCGCAGAAGAGATCGTCGGAGAGGCCATTCAGGGGCGCCGGGACGATGTCTATCTTGTCAGCAAGGCTTACCCTCATCATGCGGACCGCCAAGGACTGGCTCAAGCGTGCGAAGCGAGCTTAACCCGCATGGGAACGGATTACATGGATATGTATTTGTTGCATTGGCGAGGGAATATTCCACTGGAAGAGACAATAGAAGGTATGGAAAAACTGCGTGAGCAGGGTAAAATCCGCAGCTGGGGAGTGTCCAACTTGGACAAGTCCGACATGGAGGAGCTATGGAGCCTGAGTGGAGGCGAAGCCTGCGCTGTCAATCAAGTGCTGTATCACGCGGCTTCGCGGGGCATCGAATATGATCTGCTACCATGGAGCCATGCGAATGGAGTGCCTGTGATGGCCTATTGCCCGATTGCCCAAGGTGGTCGCCTGCGACGGGGCCTGCTGGAGCATCCTGTTATGGTAGACATTGCTGCCAGCCACGGGGTAACTCCATCGCAAATTGCGCTTGCGTGGGTCATACGAGACGGTGATGTCTGGGCCATTCCGAAGGCGGTACAGGAATCGCATGTACGAGAAAATGCAGCGGCAGCAAGTATTCGGCTCACCCCTGAACAACTTCAACAAATAGACGAAGCTTTTCCTCCGCCGATGCGGAAGCAGCCGCTGGATATGGTTTGA
- a CDS encoding mismatch-specific DNA-glycosylase, translating to MTERETELHEVDDHLDYGLSVVFIGFNPSLKSGEVGHHYANPRNRFWRILEGAGLTPRLYNPSEDRELLKLGFGFTNIVSRPTRGMEDIAREEYAEGRLKLYEKLKEYRPKVACFVGKGVYTEYSKRSKVDWGFQPEPLIPEMHEFVAPSSSGLVRMSLEEITDIYRRLQTFLSSEISEMQ from the coding sequence ATGACAGAGCGAGAGACAGAACTGCATGAGGTAGATGATCATCTGGATTATGGATTATCCGTTGTATTCATCGGCTTTAATCCCAGCCTGAAATCAGGCGAGGTAGGACATCATTATGCGAATCCGCGCAACCGCTTTTGGCGCATACTTGAGGGAGCAGGCTTGACACCTCGCTTGTACAATCCATCGGAAGATCGGGAGCTGCTGAAGCTGGGCTTCGGTTTTACGAACATTGTTTCCCGTCCCACGAGGGGAATGGAGGACATTGCACGCGAGGAATACGCCGAAGGACGTCTGAAGCTATACGAGAAGCTAAAGGAATATCGCCCGAAGGTTGCTTGCTTTGTCGGCAAAGGCGTGTACACCGAATACAGTAAAAGATCCAAAGTAGATTGGGGATTTCAGCCTGAACCGCTAATTCCTGAGATGCATGAATTTGTGGCACCTTCGTCTAGCGGACTGGTGCGCATGTCGCTGGAAGAAATCACAGATATTTATCGCCGTCTTCAAACGTTCCTTTCGTCAGAAATATCTGAAATGCAGTAA
- the ald gene encoding alanine dehydrogenase, with product MKIGVPKEIKNNENRVALTPAGAAQMIQHGHHVFVESHAGVESGFTDGDYATAGATLVQQAADVWSQADLIIKVKEPLSSEYGYFRPGLILFTYLHLAAEPALARALTDNGVAAISYETLDVEGSLPLLTPMSEVAGRMAVQIGAQLLEKPKGGKGILLAGVPGVKRGKVTIIGGGVVGTNAAKVAIGLGADVTLIDLSLPRLRQLDDIFGNQLHTLVSTPSNITEAVAQSDLLIGAVLITGAKAPRLVTEAMVQTMQPGSVIVDVAIDQGGIVETIDHITTHDQPTYVKHGVIHYAVANMPGAVPQTSTLALTNATLPFALQLADLGVQEALRRSKPLLSGTNVLNGHITYEAVARDLGYPYVPVEQAWQAKALQ from the coding sequence ATGAAAATTGGGGTTCCGAAAGAGATTAAAAACAATGAGAATCGTGTCGCTCTAACGCCCGCAGGTGCAGCTCAAATGATCCAACACGGACATCATGTGTTTGTGGAAAGCCACGCAGGTGTTGAAAGCGGCTTTACGGATGGAGATTATGCCACTGCGGGTGCGACTCTTGTGCAGCAAGCTGCGGACGTGTGGTCCCAGGCGGATCTGATCATCAAGGTAAAAGAGCCGCTCTCCTCTGAATACGGATATTTCCGACCAGGATTGATTTTATTCACCTATCTGCATTTGGCCGCCGAGCCAGCACTGGCCCGCGCTTTAACAGACAACGGTGTAGCCGCTATTTCCTATGAGACACTAGATGTTGAGGGCAGCCTCCCGCTGCTTACTCCGATGAGTGAGGTTGCCGGTCGAATGGCTGTACAAATTGGAGCACAACTGCTGGAAAAACCAAAGGGTGGCAAAGGCATCCTGCTGGCAGGTGTGCCGGGGGTCAAACGCGGTAAAGTGACCATTATTGGCGGAGGGGTGGTCGGTACCAATGCTGCCAAGGTCGCCATCGGTCTCGGGGCAGATGTGACACTAATCGACCTAAGCCTGCCAAGACTGCGCCAACTGGATGATATTTTTGGCAATCAGCTCCATACGCTAGTGTCCACCCCGTCCAACATTACTGAAGCCGTGGCGCAAAGTGATTTGCTGATCGGCGCTGTCCTAATCACTGGTGCCAAAGCTCCGCGGCTCGTAACGGAAGCCATGGTACAGACGATGCAGCCCGGTTCTGTGATTGTGGATGTCGCCATCGACCAAGGCGGCATTGTCGAGACGATTGACCACATTACGACACACGACCAGCCTACCTATGTGAAGCATGGCGTCATTCACTATGCGGTAGCAAACATGCCGGGCGCGGTACCGCAAACCTCGACGCTGGCCCTGACGAACGCGACGCTCCCCTTTGCTCTCCAGCTCGCAGATTTGGGTGTGCAGGAGGCGCTTCGCAGAAGCAAACCACTGCTTAGTGGCACCAATGTCCTGAATGGACATATTACCTACGAAGCGGTCGCACGTGATCTGGGATATCCTTATGTTCCCGTGGAACAGGCATGGCAGGCGAAAGCCTTACAATAG
- a CDS encoding PucR family transcriptional regulator, whose product MNGKKTFTIADVLERPVFRRAKLAAGEQGVHRRVGWVHVLEITNVSPFVSRHDLILTTGLWLTRKGEERAEYMEQLIRSEAAGLCVELGTSIHEIPSEILELAERYHFPVIVFEQPVRFVEITQDIHSLLINRHHELLKDLERFSRQLQQETLRSTDMSALLRVLHDYAARQVIYMSSIDTNRFVPSVQPDLADRIADFYAHEVESSMTADREGHLLFHLNESTAVLFQPVVCFGQVFSAVGLVLHGEMPTEEMSLLLDYTAKAAATLVLRTQFLEDRLLRNQNELIQDVLSGQLPSEEQAQTRMGLRLLSKGQYLFWAGVIEVEHQDKDASQVRKESINQDVLVLLRSLLKKETLHNLLMMKGSQCYILCAKEELTLRSAAQMKKVLAHTVQYIQNYAAGQLDKVRIHAGFGKVRHRMTGTDRSFEEAYEVIEVARSVPVMKDRLFYDSIGIYQLLKAVPRIPFLQEFVEDHLGGLIAHDREHHMQLLDTLDAYFQSHGSKRDTAGILYIHRQTLYNRLDKINEIIEGNLADPDKRRCLEMALLAYRMLQAEN is encoded by the coding sequence ATGAACGGTAAAAAAACATTTACCATTGCGGATGTGCTGGAACGTCCCGTTTTCCGGCGGGCGAAGCTGGCGGCGGGGGAACAGGGCGTACATCGCCGTGTGGGTTGGGTCCATGTGCTAGAAATCACAAATGTCTCTCCGTTTGTGAGCCGTCATGACTTGATTTTGACGACCGGCCTGTGGCTTACCCGGAAGGGGGAAGAGCGCGCCGAGTATATGGAGCAACTGATCCGCTCGGAAGCTGCGGGATTGTGTGTGGAGCTGGGCACGAGCATTCATGAAATCCCTTCTGAAATTCTGGAGTTGGCGGAACGATATCACTTCCCGGTCATCGTATTTGAGCAGCCAGTACGTTTTGTTGAAATTACACAAGATATTCATTCCCTACTTATTAACCGACATCATGAACTCCTAAAAGATCTGGAACGATTTTCACGTCAACTTCAGCAGGAAACCCTGCGCAGTACTGATATGAGCGCCCTCTTGCGTGTGCTCCATGACTATGCAGCCCGGCAGGTCATCTACATGTCTTCCATTGATACCAATCGATTCGTACCTTCCGTCCAGCCGGATCTAGCGGACCGTATTGCAGATTTTTATGCCCATGAAGTGGAATCTAGTATGACCGCCGATCGGGAGGGGCATCTGCTGTTTCACCTGAATGAATCCACTGCCGTGTTGTTCCAGCCCGTTGTATGCTTCGGTCAGGTGTTTTCCGCAGTAGGTTTGGTGCTGCATGGTGAAATGCCGACAGAAGAAATGTCGCTGCTGCTCGATTACACGGCCAAGGCAGCCGCTACATTGGTGCTGAGAACACAGTTTCTTGAAGACCGATTGCTGCGTAATCAAAATGAATTGATTCAGGATGTGCTGAGCGGGCAGCTTCCCAGTGAAGAACAGGCCCAGACCCGAATGGGCCTGCGATTGTTATCGAAGGGACAGTATTTATTTTGGGCAGGGGTCATTGAGGTGGAACATCAGGACAAAGATGCCAGTCAGGTACGCAAGGAGTCCATCAATCAGGATGTGCTAGTGCTACTTCGTTCATTGTTGAAAAAAGAAACGTTGCACAATCTGCTGATGATGAAGGGGAGTCAATGCTACATCCTTTGTGCCAAGGAGGAATTAACACTGCGTTCCGCAGCGCAAATGAAAAAAGTGCTTGCCCATACAGTTCAATATATTCAGAACTATGCCGCAGGACAGCTTGATAAGGTGCGCATTCATGCAGGCTTTGGTAAGGTAAGGCATCGCATGACAGGGACGGATCGCAGTTTTGAAGAGGCATATGAGGTCATTGAAGTGGCACGAAGCGTCCCAGTCATGAAGGATCGGTTATTTTACGACAGCATCGGAATCTATCAGTTATTGAAAGCGGTGCCCCGCATTCCTTTTCTACAAGAGTTCGTAGAGGATCATTTGGGTGGACTGATTGCGCATGATCGTGAGCACCATATGCAGCTTTTGGATACACTGGATGCCTACTTTCAATCCCATGGTTCCAAGCGTGATACCGCCGGAATTTTGTACATTCACAGACAGACCCTTTATAATCGGCTGGATAAAATTAATGAAATCATAGAGGGAAATCTGGCAGACCCTGACAAACGTCGTTGCCTGGAAATGGCACTACTGGCTTACCGGATGCTCCAGGCTGAAAATTGA